The bacterium genome segment ACATTTCAACAGGCGGTGACGCAGACCAATCCGTTTTGATGCGCGTGCCTCGAATGATGCTGTCGCGTTTGGGCCCGCGAAAGCCGGGCCATTCGGCTGGATTCTCTTCCGGTTCAGTAACTGTAGTAGTTACCGGTGTATCGTTTGCTTGTGTTTGTGTCTGTTCTTTGTGCGGCTGCTGCGTTATCGGAACAGGTGTTGGTTCTGTCTTTTCAACGACCGGCTCTTTTTCTGGCTCTTTCTTCGGAGGCGTGGGGATGTGGGGCATCGGTTCGTTTCGAGTTTCGGCCAGCATTCGTTCCTCAGCAGTCTCTGTCCACCGCCATGCAAAATCCTGATGTAAACCCCATGAAGAACCGCCGCTTCGGATGAGCGTGAACACTCCGCAGGCAAGCAGAATTGTCGAAACCATCGCCACGCGCCGTGCTAGTAATGAAAGTTTACGGCTGACAAACGCCCAAGCAACCAGGGCGATCAATAGAGTCGGGATCAGCAAAATCGGGAACAACATCCCCGAAAGCGATATGTGAACGAAGCACGATGCGGCGTATCCCGCTACAATCATCAACACAATAGCGCCCAAACGATCCGACCACGGCGACCGGCTCAAGAATAACCACCAAATCAAGATGAGTACGCAGCCTATAAGTTCTCCCAGAATACTGGCGAACAATCTTTCCGGATAAACTATTGGAAGAACAGACCGGAGTATCAATAGAATGATGGCGCTGATGACGCCGGGCCATATCCGGAGTGGTCTTTGGGTAGGGATCTCAGGCGTTTGATTCAATATTCGATATACAAGACGTTTCGTATTCATTTTTTGTTCGTCCGATAGTTCCCCCCGGTTGTTGCTTCTAATACTGACTCTTCTTTCGTGGTATTTCAGACCTGCTGACGGAGGCTGCAGGAGAAACTGTAATTGAAGCGTTCTTCAAACTGCGCGAAATCTCCTGGTTAACATTTGAGCCGGATGTCATGTGGTGTTTGGGCTCAGAACAAAATCAAAACTCTGAGATCTCACATTCTGATAACTTCAAGGCAGAGTCGATCGAATTGGATTTTGAATCTCCTCGTTAACCTTAAAATTTCCATTACCGAAAATTAACCAATTAACTTCCAAGTGGAGGTTTCGCCGCTAAAGTCGCACCTACGTGAAGAGCTTGGTTGGCAGGGCTATTTGTTACCTCGCTTACAACAAAGATATAGTGCATTCGTATGTAGCATAATGATCGGCATTATATGGACGTTTTGGCATA includes the following:
- a CDS encoding CPBP family intramembrane metalloprotease; this translates as MEVSPLKSHLREELGWQGYLLPRLQQRYSAFVCSIMIGIIWTFWHTPLFWRSPGL